CCGCGGGCACTGCCGTGGAGTGAGCCTATGCGACGGATATCGCCGTCTTTTACCGGTAGCTGGTATTCTGCTGCAAACACGTGTGCTTATTTCCTGTTGAATATAATAAAAGGCTGCTTATGTTACGGTGGATTTCCTAAATGTACATATGTTGTTGTCAGTGCAGTTAAAAAGGTTTGTATATTTACTACAAAACCGGGCGAAGAAGATTCGGCTTATTTTCTCGTCAGCATAGTTAAATTATGACAAGTCTACCTTTTGACTATAAAAATTCCCGAATCATATTTGCCCGGGGAGGGAGATTAGAGGATAATCCCGGCCAGCAAACTTTACTGCTATTTTGACTACTTTCTATATTGCCTATTTTTGGAGCAAGCCGTGAGCCAAGAACAAGTGTTAGCTGACTGGAAAGGTCGCGAAGCATTAGCTGAAGAGATGATCCCACTGGTGGGTCGTCTGTATCGTGATAAAAACATCGAAGCGTCTGTTTACGGTCGCTTGATTATTAAACGTTCAGTTGTGAATGTATTGAAGGCCCACCGCTTTGTGCGTCAGGTTGAAGATCAGGAACTGTCAGTTTTTGATACCTTCCCAGTACTTCAGGCGCTGGATAAAATGGACGTGCATAGCGCTCACGTTGATGTGGGTAAGCTAGCTGTTAAATTCCGTAAGGAAGGTAACGGCGCGACTATGGAAGACTTCCTGGCTGAAGAACTTGCTCCGGTTATCGGTGGTGAAGTGGCCCAGGGTACAGATGTTGTACTGTACGGTTTTGGTCGTATCGGTCGTCTGCTGGCGCGTTTGTTGATTGAACGTACCGGTGGTGGTCAGTCTTTGCGTCTGCGTGCAATTGTTGTACGTAAAGGTAAAGCGGCGAAAGATCTTGAGAAGCGTGCCAGCCTGCTGCGTCGTGACTCTGTGCATGGTTCTTTCCGCGGTACTATTCGTGTTGACGAAGAAAACCAGGCGATCATTGCAAATGGCAATATGATCAAGGTTATCTACTCCGATGGTCCTGATCAGGTTGATTATACTGCTCACGGCATCAAGAACGCACTGGTTCTGGATAACACTGGTATCTGGCGCGATAAAGACGGCCTGTCTCTGCACCTTAAGTCTAAAGGTGTTGCTAAGGTTGCTCTGACTGCTCCGGGTAAAGGCGTGAAGAATATCGTTATGGGTGTTAACCACGGCGATATCGAAGACAGCGATACTGTTTTGTCTGCTGCGTCCTGTACGACTAACGCAATTTCTCCGGTGCTGAAGGCAATTGATGCTGAGTACGGCGTTCTTAACGGTCACGTAGAAACTGTTCACGCGTATACCAATGACCAGAACCTGATTGATAACTATCATAAAGGTGACCGTCGCGGCCGCGCTGCGGGTCTGAACATGGTTATCACTGAAACAGGTGCGGCTAAAGCGGTATCTAAAGCGTTGCCTCAGCTTGAAGGTAAGCTGACGGGTAATGCTATTCGTGTTCCTACGCCAAACGTTTCTATGGCTATTCTGAACCTGAACCTTGAAAAAGAAGCTGATAAAGAGACGATGAACGCTTACCTGCGTCATCAGGCGCTGCATTCTTCTTTGCAGAAGCAAATTGATTACAGCAACTCTCCTGAAGCGGTTTCAAGCGATTTTGTTGGTTCTCGCGCAGCAGGTGTTGTTGATTCACTGGCGACAATTGCTGAAGGTAACCGTTGCGTACTGTACGTATGGTACGACAATGAATTCGGTTATAGCTGTCAGGTAATTCGTATGGCACACCGCATGGCGCAGTGTACTTTGCCTGCATTCCCTAAGGCGACGCGTCTCGAAGAAGCGTAATTGTCTAAGAAATATACGAAAAGCCGTCCGTTTGGGCGGTTTTTTTTGGATTCTATTTTATATATCATTATGGAATAAATATATTCCATAATGATATATAAGAGTTGCTCGTTTCGTGATCTAAAACCGGCGTTTGGGAGACGGTTTTGTAGAAAAATTACCAGCTGAACCTTATACTAGACCAGTTTTAAGGTTGGGATAGCTCCACCTGAAATCAGAGCCTGGCGTACGGCTATTTTTTTGCCTGAAAAGTGAGCAAATAGTCGTGTATCAGAAAGCTGGTTTGGGCCGGAGTCCTGAAAAAATTATAATAGAAATGGGTGAGGCGGATGATCAAGATCAACAAGGGTCTGGATCTACCTATAACGGGCGCTCCTGAACAGGCTGTATCTGCAGCTGTTGAGGCAAAGTCCGTCGCCGTGATCGGCTTCGATTACATAGGTATGAAACCTACGATGCTGGTCAAGGCGGGAGACCGGGTTAAACTCGGTCAAGTGATCTTTACCGACAAAAAAACGGTAGGCGTTAATTACACTGCTCCGGCAGCAGGTGTAGTTAAAGCGATTAATCGTGGTGAGAAAAGGGCTTTGCAGTCTGTTGTTATCGAAATCGATGGCGACGATGCTGTAGAGTTTGCTAAATTTGATGCTGCTGCACTGGCATCTGTAACGGCGCAACAGGTTGAAGAAAACCTGGTCGCGTCTGGTCAGTGGACCGCTTTGCGGACACGACCATTCAGCAAAGTACCTGCTCCGGGTACTAAACCATCATCAATCTTCGTAACAGCGATGGATACAAATCCACTGGCGGCTGATCCGGCCGTTATTATCGCTGAGCAGAAAGACGCTTTCAGCAATGGTCTGACTCTGCTGGGTAAACTGGCTCAGGTTCATCTGTGCAAGTCTGCAGGTGCTGATGTCCCGACTGCTGATGGTGTTAATGTTGCTGAGTTTTCAGGTATGCATCCGGCAGGTAATGCCGGTACTCATATCCACTTCCTGGATCCTGCTTCTGAAAAGAAGACCGTCTGGACGATTGGTTATCAGGATGTAATTGCAGTTGGTCACTTGTTTACAACGGGTAAGTTGTTTACAGATCGTGTAGTTGCATTGGCTGGTCCTCAGGTGAGTGCGCCTACTTTGTTGCGCACCCGTGTTGGTGCTGATCTTGAAGAGCTGACAGCAGGTCGACTGGTTAGCGGTGATAATCGTGTTATCAGCGGCTCTATCCTGAATGGTCGTCATGCTAAAGGTGCTTATGCATATTTAGGCCGTTATTCCAATCAGGTTTCTGTATTGCTGGAAGGTCGTGAGCGTGAGTTCATGGGCTGGATTACTCCGGGTAGCGATAAATTCTCTGTATTGAATATGTTTGCGTCTGTGCTTGCTAAAGGCAAAAAATTTGCTTTTACCACGACTACAAACGGTTCTGAGCGTGCAATGTTGCCTGTTGGTCAGTTTGAGCAGCTGATGCCTCTGGATATTTTACCGACTCAGTTGCTGCGTGCGCTGGTTGTTGGTGATATGGAGAGCGCGATTGCGCTGGGTTGTCTTGAGTTGGATGAAGAAGATCTGGCGCTGATGACTTTCGCTTGCCCTGGCAAATACGAGTATGGCCCGATCTTGCGGGATAACCTGACAACGATCGAGAAAGAGGGCTGAAGATGAGCTTACGTAATATTCTCGACAAGATGGAACCGCATTTCCATAAAGGTGGTAAGTACGAAAACTGGTACGCCCTTTATGAAGCTGCAGATACCATCTTCTATACGCCGGGCCACGTAACTAAGGCTGCTGCACACATTCGTGATGCGGTTGATCTTAAGCGTATGATGATCCTGGTTTGGATGTGTACTTTCCCGGCTATTCTGTTGGGCCTTTACAATGTTGGTATGCAAGCCAACATGGGTATGGCTGAGCTGGGTATGACCGAAGTTGAAGGTTGGCGCGGGGCGATTGCCGGTGCTCTGACCGGATTCGATGCAAACAGTGTCTGGGATAATATTATCCACGGTGCTGTATACTGGCTGCCTATTTATGCCGTGACCTTTGTGGTTGGTGGTTTCTGGGAAGTCCTTTTCGCCATGAAGCGTGGGCATGAAGTAAACGAAGGTTTCTTTGTTACTTCTATTCTGTTCTCTCTGATTCTGCCAGCTACGATTCCGTTATGGCAGGTGGCTCTGGGTATTTCTTTCGGTGTTGTCATCGGTAAAGAAGTATTTGGCGGTACAGGCAAGAACTTCCTGAATCCGGCGCTGACTGGTCGTGCATTCCTGTTCTTCGCATATCCTGCGCAAATGTCCGGTGATGCAATCTGGACAGCTGTTGATGGCTTCTCTGGTGCGACTCCTCTGGGTCTGGCTGCACTGGGCGGTGTTGATGCGATCATGGCACAGGGCGTTAGCTGGATGGATGCTTTCCTTGGCTTTATCCCAGGTTCTGTTGGTGAAACCTCTACCCTTGCGATTTTGATTGGCGGTGCAGTTATTCTGTTTGCCCGTATCGCTGCCTGGCGGATTGTTGCCGGTGTTTTCCTGGGTATGGTTGCTACTTCGTCGCTGTTGAATGTGATTGGCTCCGACTCTAATCCAATGTTTGCTATGCCATTTTACTGGCATTTCGTATTGGGTGGTTTTGCTTTCGGTATGATGTTCATGGCAACTGATCCGGTATCTTCGTCAATGACAAACGTTGGCAAATGGTACTTCGGTGCGTTGGTGGGCATTATGGTTGTGTTGATCCGAGTGGTTAACCCGGCTTTCCCAGAAGGTATGATGCTGGCGATTCTGTTCGCTAACCTTTTTGCGCCGCTGATTGATAACTTCGTCATGCAGGCTAACATCAAGCGGAGGATTGCACGCAATGGCTAGTTCTAACGATACCATTGGTAAGACGCTTACCGTTGCCGTTTCGCTGTGTGTGGTCTGTTCGATCATTGTATCTGCAGCGGCTGTTATGTTGCGTCCTGCCCAGCAGGCCAACAAAGACCTTGACCGTAAATCCAATATCCTGGCAGCAGCCGGTATTACCGGTACTAACGAGAACGTCGATGAGCTGTTTCAGCAAATCACGACCCGTATCCTGGATATGGAAACTGGCAAGTTTACCGATGCAGTAGATGTGGAGGGTTACGATGCCCGCCAGGCTGCAAAAGATCCGGCTCAGTCTATTCAGCTTACCGCTGATCAGGATATCGCCAGTATTCGCCGTCAGGCCCGCTATATGCCGGTCTATATGGTTGAAAATCAGGGTGAAATCGAAAAACTGATCCTGCCTGTTCATGGCTATGGTCTGTGGTCAACGCTGTACGGTTTCATTGCCCTTGAAGGTGATTTGAATACCGTTGGTGGTTTTGGCTTTTATGAGCATGCTGAAACCCCTGGTTTGGGCGGTGAAGTGGATAATCCTGTCTGGAAGAATCTGTGGCAGGGTAAGTCTGTTTATGCAGAAGGTTCATATTCACCTAAGCTTGCCGTGATCAAAGGTAAGGTTGGTGCAGCTACCGCTGATGCTGAATATAAAGTCGACGGGCTTTCCGGTGCGACTTTGACCAGCGTAGGTGTGTCGAATCTGGTGCAGTTCTGGATGGGCGAGAATGGTTATGCACCATTCCTGGCTAATCTGAAAGCGGGAGGTGTTTAATCATGTCAAAGACTAATGAAGTCGTAGTGACACCTATATTTAAGAACAACCCAATTGCTCTGCAGATTTTGGGTGTATGTTCTGCCCTGGCGGTAACCAGCAGCATGTCGGTTACTGTGGTTATGTGTCTGGCGTTAACCAGTGTTTGTGCATTTTCAAACCTGTTTATCTCGTCAATCCGTAATCACGTACCTGGCAATATTCGTATCATCGTACAGATGACGATCATTGCTTCTCTGGTAATCGTGGTTGACCAGATTCTTAAGGCGTATGCCTATGAGATTTCCAAACAGCTGTCGGTATTCGTTGGTTTAATTATTACCAACTGTATCGTAATGGGCCGTGCAGAAGCTTTTGCTATGAAGAACCCACCGGGCATCTCGTTCCTGGACGGTATCGGTAATGGTCTGGGTTACTCTGTGGTTCTGCTGAGTGTTGGTTTTGTCCGTGAGCTGTTTGGTTCCGGTAAGCTATTCGGCTACGAAATTCTGCCACTGGTTACTGATGGCGGCTGGTACTACAGCAATGGTTTGTTGCTGTTGCCACCAAGTGCCTTCTTCCTGATTGGTATCTTTATCTGGATTTTGCGTACTGCTTACCCAGATCAGGTTGAAAAGCCTGAATTCGAAATGGCGTCTAACACTAAGAAGGAGGCAGCATAATGGAACATTATATTAGCCTGCTGGTAAAGGCGATATTCGTTGAGAACATGGCGTTGGCCTTCTTCCTGGGTATGTGTACATTCCTGGCGATTTCTAAGAAGGTACAGACAGCTATTGGTCTGGGTATTGCGGTAATCGTTGTATTGACGATTACAGTACCGGTAAACAACCTGATTTATAACTATCTGCTGAAAGATGGTGCACTGGCGTGGGCCGGTATGCCGGATGTAGATCTGAGCTTCCTGGGCCTTATCTCGTACATCGGCGTAATCGCGGCGATGGTACAGGTTCTGGAAATGTTTCTGGATAAGTATGTACCGGCGTTATACAACGCATTGGGCGTCTTCCTGCCGCTTATTACCGTAAACTGTGCAATCCTTGGTGCTGCACTGTTCATGGTAGAGCGTGACTACAACTTTGGTGAAAGTGTGGTCTACGGTGCGGGTGCTGGTATCGGCTGGGCGTTGGCGATTGCTACGCTGGCGGGTATCCGTGAGAAGCTGCGTTACAGTGATGTACCGCACGGTCTGCGTGGTCTGGGTATCACCTTCATTACTGTTGGTCTGATGTCTCTTGGTTTCATGTCTTTCTCAGGTGTTCAGCTTTAACCGGCTGCATGAACAACGAAAGGAATTAATGCGATGAATGCAGAAATTATTCTTGGTGTTGTCATGTTTACCGCAGTGGTGCTTGCACTGGTTGCGGTAATCCTGGCAGCCCGTGCCAAGCTGGTGAACAGCGGTAACGTGACCATCGAAATTAACGGTGATCCGGAAAAAACAATTCAGGTGCCTGCAGGCGATAAGCTGCTGCAAACACTGGCGGGTCAGGGTGTATTCCTGGCGTCAGCCTGTGGTGGTGGCGGTACCTGCGCACAGTGCTCATGTATTGTTGAAGAAGGTGGCGGTGGTATGCTGCCTACTGAAGAGTCTCACTTCACTAAAGGTCAGGCCCGTGAAGGCTGGCGTCTGTCATGTCAGGTTGCTGTAAAGCAGGACATGAAGATTGAAGTTGAAGATGATGTCTTCGGTGTGAAGAAGTGGGAATGTACAGTTGATTCTAACCCGAACGTTGCGACATTCATCAAAGAGCTGACTTTGCGTCTGCCAGAAGGTGAAAACGTTGATTTCCGTGCCGGTGGTTATGTTCAGCTGGAATGTCCTCCGCACGAAGTACACTACAAGGATTTTGATATCCAGGAAGAGTACCGTGAGGACTGGGATCGTTTCGATCAGTGGCGCTATGTGT
The DNA window shown above is from Aliamphritea ceti and carries:
- a CDS encoding Na(+)-translocating NADH-quinone reductase subunit C; amino-acid sequence: MASSNDTIGKTLTVAVSLCVVCSIIVSAAAVMLRPAQQANKDLDRKSNILAAAGITGTNENVDELFQQITTRILDMETGKFTDAVDVEGYDARQAAKDPAQSIQLTADQDIASIRRQARYMPVYMVENQGEIEKLILPVHGYGLWSTLYGFIALEGDLNTVGGFGFYEHAETPGLGGEVDNPVWKNLWQGKSVYAEGSYSPKLAVIKGKVGAATADAEYKVDGLSGATLTSVGVSNLVQFWMGENGYAPFLANLKAGGV
- the nqrE gene encoding NADH:ubiquinone reductase (Na(+)-transporting) subunit E, with product MEHYISLLVKAIFVENMALAFFLGMCTFLAISKKVQTAIGLGIAVIVVLTITVPVNNLIYNYLLKDGALAWAGMPDVDLSFLGLISYIGVIAAMVQVLEMFLDKYVPALYNALGVFLPLITVNCAILGAALFMVERDYNFGESVVYGAGAGIGWALAIATLAGIREKLRYSDVPHGLRGLGITFITVGLMSLGFMSFSGVQL
- a CDS encoding Na(+)-translocating NADH-quinone reductase subunit A, with translation MIKINKGLDLPITGAPEQAVSAAVEAKSVAVIGFDYIGMKPTMLVKAGDRVKLGQVIFTDKKTVGVNYTAPAAGVVKAINRGEKRALQSVVIEIDGDDAVEFAKFDAAALASVTAQQVEENLVASGQWTALRTRPFSKVPAPGTKPSSIFVTAMDTNPLAADPAVIIAEQKDAFSNGLTLLGKLAQVHLCKSAGADVPTADGVNVAEFSGMHPAGNAGTHIHFLDPASEKKTVWTIGYQDVIAVGHLFTTGKLFTDRVVALAGPQVSAPTLLRTRVGADLEELTAGRLVSGDNRVISGSILNGRHAKGAYAYLGRYSNQVSVLLEGREREFMGWITPGSDKFSVLNMFASVLAKGKKFAFTTTTNGSERAMLPVGQFEQLMPLDILPTQLLRALVVGDMESAIALGCLELDEEDLALMTFACPGKYEYGPILRDNLTTIEKEG
- a CDS encoding NADH:ubiquinone reductase (Na(+)-transporting) subunit D, translated to MSKTNEVVVTPIFKNNPIALQILGVCSALAVTSSMSVTVVMCLALTSVCAFSNLFISSIRNHVPGNIRIIVQMTIIASLVIVVDQILKAYAYEISKQLSVFVGLIITNCIVMGRAEAFAMKNPPGISFLDGIGNGLGYSVVLLSVGFVRELFGSGKLFGYEILPLVTDGGWYYSNGLLLLPPSAFFLIGIFIWILRTAYPDQVEKPEFEMASNTKKEAA
- a CDS encoding glyceraldehyde-3-phosphate dehydrogenase translates to MSQEQVLADWKGREALAEEMIPLVGRLYRDKNIEASVYGRLIIKRSVVNVLKAHRFVRQVEDQELSVFDTFPVLQALDKMDVHSAHVDVGKLAVKFRKEGNGATMEDFLAEELAPVIGGEVAQGTDVVLYGFGRIGRLLARLLIERTGGGQSLRLRAIVVRKGKAAKDLEKRASLLRRDSVHGSFRGTIRVDEENQAIIANGNMIKVIYSDGPDQVDYTAHGIKNALVLDNTGIWRDKDGLSLHLKSKGVAKVALTAPGKGVKNIVMGVNHGDIEDSDTVLSAASCTTNAISPVLKAIDAEYGVLNGHVETVHAYTNDQNLIDNYHKGDRRGRAAGLNMVITETGAAKAVSKALPQLEGKLTGNAIRVPTPNVSMAILNLNLEKEADKETMNAYLRHQALHSSLQKQIDYSNSPEAVSSDFVGSRAAGVVDSLATIAEGNRCVLYVWYDNEFGYSCQVIRMAHRMAQCTLPAFPKATRLEEA
- a CDS encoding NADH:ubiquinone reductase (Na(+)-transporting) subunit B, whose amino-acid sequence is MSLRNILDKMEPHFHKGGKYENWYALYEAADTIFYTPGHVTKAAAHIRDAVDLKRMMILVWMCTFPAILLGLYNVGMQANMGMAELGMTEVEGWRGAIAGALTGFDANSVWDNIIHGAVYWLPIYAVTFVVGGFWEVLFAMKRGHEVNEGFFVTSILFSLILPATIPLWQVALGISFGVVIGKEVFGGTGKNFLNPALTGRAFLFFAYPAQMSGDAIWTAVDGFSGATPLGLAALGGVDAIMAQGVSWMDAFLGFIPGSVGETSTLAILIGGAVILFARIAAWRIVAGVFLGMVATSSLLNVIGSDSNPMFAMPFYWHFVLGGFAFGMMFMATDPVSSSMTNVGKWYFGALVGIMVVLIRVVNPAFPEGMMLAILFANLFAPLIDNFVMQANIKRRIARNG